One genomic segment of Danio rerio strain Tuebingen ecotype United States chromosome 11, GRCz12tu, whole genome shotgun sequence includes these proteins:
- the dido1 gene encoding death-inducer obliterator 1, with protein MAAETPESKGAPVRRSGRQAKRTDKLEEFLVTVKRGRGAGRRSCPSRIEGGDPPSQTPTDAETASEASFDGNAEAKIEEQKVASPEKKKRGRGRAKRPVKPKTGGGSVSDDGSSENEEETGEEVAKDTQEHVETVACAEDAKNVEAKEEQPMDVVTKEEEVLEEGSKNDEKSLNESVNRRLTRACKDSKRDTKPKVGVKLRKEKKEEKDDDDDDDDDDDDNDESSSASESDSDGYDPNALYCICRQKHNKRFMICCDRCEEWFHGDCVGIPEARGRLMERNGEDYVCPNCYTQKGQISKASSSTAAAENGKRPIVGPRKTESGLTAPSSTAAAAAEEKADDLGIKGRIEKATNPSGKKKIKIFQPVPAAEGSSLPKCIGPGCERDALPDSVYCGNDCILRHAAAAMKTITTDGKDSKQKEKSKSKAQKKTTNKSPQKKSSGPERRSSSNQGQEEESASLPEENEDDEDKHAEEHPPPPAMSSWSSDHNYIAVTPEKTTAISASVLNKACMYLSEGFSHFIDLSQPMMMGC; from the exons ATGGCAGCAGAGACCCCAGAAAGCAAAGGTGCACCTGTCCGTCGCAGTGGCCGGCAGGCGAAGCGCACGGACAAACTGGAAGAGTTTCTGGTCACAGTGAAGAGAGGAAGAGGAGCGGGTAGGAGAAGTTGCCCTTCACGAATTGAGGGAGGGGATCCTCCATCCCAGACCCCAACCGATGCTGAAACTGCTTCCGAGGCCAGCTTTGATGGAAATGCAGAAGCCAAAATAGAGGAACAAAAAGTAGCTTCaccagagaaaaagaaaagggGCAGAGGAAGGGCAAAGAGGCCAGTGAAGCCCAAAACAGGTGGAGGCTCGGTGAGTGATGATGGCAGCTCTGAAAATGAAGAGGAGACTGGCGAAGAGGTAGCTAAAGACACTCAAGAACATGTTGAGACTGTGGCCTGTGCTGAAGATGCAAAGAATGTGGAAGCAAAAGAGGAGCAACCGATGGATGTTGTAACAAAAGAAGAAGAGGTTTTGGAGGAGGGTAGTAAGAATGATGAGAAGTCCTTAAACGAGTCTGTAAATAGACGTCTTACCAGAGCTTGTAAAGACTCTAAACGTGACACTAAACCCAAAGTAGGAGTGAAACTCCGCAAAGAGAAAAAAGAGGAGaaagatgatgacgatgatgatgacgacgatgatgatgataatgatgagtcATCGTCAGCCAGTGAGTCCGACAGTGATGGGTATGACCCGAATGCACTTTACTGCATCTGCAGGCAGAAACACAACAAAAG GTTCATGATCTGCTGTGATCGTTGTGAGGAGTGGTTTCATGGTGACTGTGTTGGCATTCCTGAGGCTCGTGGCCGGCTGATGGAGAGAAACGGAGAGGATTATGTCTGTCCAAACTGCTACACACAAAAAGGACAGATTTCCAAGGCCAGTTCCTCCACTGCAGCTGCAGAGAATGGCAAACGGCCAATAGTTGGCCCTCGTAAAACAGAGAGTGGTCTTACTGCACCATCTAGCACTGCTGCAGCTGCCGCAGAAGAAAAAGCTGATGACCTGGGCATCAAGGGCAGGATCGAGAAGGCTACCAATCCTAGtgggaaaaagaaaataaagattttccaGCCG GTACCTGCAGCCGAGGGATCATCCCTCCCAAAGTGCATCGGGCCAGGCTGTGAGAGAGATGCCCTCCCTGACTCAGTGTACTGTGGAAATGACTGCATACTCCGACATGCAGCCGCCGCGATGAAGACCATCACCACGGATGGAAAAGACTCCAAGCAGAAAGAGAAGAGCAAATCCAAAGCACAAAAAAAGACCACAAATAAATCACCACAGAAG AAAAGCTCTGGCCCTGAACGGAGGTCCTCTTCTAACCAAGGTCAGGAGGAGGAGTCCGCATCTTTGCCTGAGGAAAATGAAGACGATGAAGACAAGCACGCAGAGGAGCATCCTCCGCCACCAGCCATGTCGTCTTGGTCCAGTGACCATAATTACATTGCAGTAACGCCTGAAAAGACTACAGCCATATCAGCATCTGTGTTAAACAAAGCGTGTATGTATCTTTCTGAgggtttttcacattttattgaCCTATCTCAACCAATGATGATGGGGTGTTGA